One Candidatus Acidiferrales bacterium DNA segment encodes these proteins:
- a CDS encoding efflux RND transporter periplasmic adaptor subunit codes for MGSHETLDRELKTLRIPPEKRGEPPKASPRRKWWLYVGAGLATVVLLVLLVIMRAAPVPVEVVRAQLSAGPMASATLIASGYVVPHHRIEVGSKVMGKVAWVGVEKGDRVKAGQVVVRLEDDEYRARVEEARAALATAEARLTELETGSRPEEIDRARAERDLARLNLERVQALVAQGVYAQQQLDDARTRFEVAEKSYELVRQGPRKEQVEQARAEVERARAALAFAETQLEATRIRAPREGTILERLVEAGEMVTTMFAGERGAKSVVVSLADLRDIRVELDINQNDFPRVSMNQLCDIVLEAYPDRHYRGQVVEIAPEANRQKGTVQVKVQFPEPDEKVRPEMIARVAFQQTEKSNEAARPVVLIPRSARVERDGKGIVFLIKDGRARLRPIQASEAPGDMLIVMAGLQGGEEVVVSGQEALRDGARVGIKPSRQGKQ; via the coding sequence GTGGGATCCCACGAGACTCTCGACCGCGAGCTGAAGACACTGCGCATCCCGCCGGAAAAGCGCGGGGAGCCGCCTAAGGCTTCACCGCGGCGAAAATGGTGGCTCTACGTTGGCGCCGGCCTAGCAACGGTCGTCTTGCTTGTTTTGCTTGTGATCATGCGGGCGGCTCCCGTCCCGGTCGAGGTCGTTCGCGCCCAGCTCAGTGCCGGCCCGATGGCCAGCGCCACTTTGATTGCCAGCGGCTATGTAGTTCCTCACCATCGCATCGAGGTTGGCTCGAAAGTGATGGGCAAGGTGGCTTGGGTGGGGGTCGAGAAGGGCGACCGGGTGAAGGCCGGTCAGGTCGTGGTGCGCCTCGAGGACGACGAATACCGTGCCCGCGTCGAGGAGGCCCGCGCGGCTCTGGCCACTGCCGAAGCCCGCCTGACGGAACTGGAAACAGGCTCGCGACCCGAAGAAATTGATCGCGCCCGCGCCGAGCGAGACCTCGCCCGCCTGAACCTCGAGCGCGTCCAAGCACTGGTCGCCCAGGGTGTTTACGCCCAGCAGCAACTCGACGATGCCCGCACTCGTTTTGAGGTGGCGGAGAAAAGCTACGAGCTGGTGCGCCAGGGCCCGCGCAAGGAGCAGGTGGAGCAGGCCCGGGCCGAGGTCGAACGCGCTCGCGCGGCGCTGGCTTTCGCTGAGACGCAACTCGAAGCCACCCGTATCCGTGCTCCCAGGGAAGGCACAATCCTCGAACGATTAGTGGAAGCGGGAGAGATGGTCACCACCATGTTCGCCGGCGAGCGAGGGGCCAAGTCTGTCGTGGTGTCGCTCGCTGACCTGCGCGACATCCGCGTGGAACTCGACATCAACCAGAACGACTTCCCGCGCGTCTCAATGAACCAGCTTTGCGACATCGTGCTCGAAGCCTATCCCGACCGGCATTACCGCGGCCAGGTGGTCGAGATTGCCCCGGAAGCCAACCGCCAGAAAGGCACTGTACAGGTGAAGGTGCAATTCCCGGAGCCGGACGAAAAGGTGCGGCCGGAGATGATCGCCCGGGTTGCTTTCCAGCAAACCGAGAAGAGCAATGAAGCCGCCCGACCGGTGGTGTTAATTCCGCGCAGCGCGCGTGTGGAGCGCGACGGCAAGGGCATCGTGTTCCTCATAAAGGACGGCCGGGCTCGACTCCGGCCCATCCAGGCGAGCGAAGCTCCGGGAGATATGCTGATAGTCATGGCGGGACTCCAGGGAGGAGAAGAGGTCGTCGTCAGCGGCCAGGAAGCTCTGCGCGACGGCGCCCGCGTCGGCATCAAACCTTCCCGGCAAGGAAAGCAATGA
- a CDS encoding ABC transporter ATP-binding protein: protein MSKTIVELRDIRKVFTRDSFELHALEDIHLDIHEGEFFCLMGPSGSGKSTLLNLVAGIDRPTAGTVIVLGEEISAMAEDALAAWRNRHLGFVFQQFNLIPVLTAFENVELPLLLTRFSRVERRQHVETALRLVGLADRADHLPRQLSGGEEQRVAIARALVIDPTLILADEPTGDLDAHSAQDVLQVLTRLNQNYRKTILLVTHDPRAAAHASRVRNLEKGRLLPAS, encoded by the coding sequence ATGAGCAAAACCATAGTCGAGTTGCGCGACATTCGGAAGGTCTTTACCCGCGACTCTTTCGAACTGCACGCGCTTGAGGATATCCATCTTGACATCCATGAAGGCGAATTCTTCTGCCTGATGGGCCCCTCCGGCTCCGGCAAGTCCACCTTGTTGAATCTGGTGGCGGGCATTGATAGGCCCACAGCGGGCACTGTAATCGTCTTAGGAGAAGAGATCAGTGCGATGGCGGAAGATGCTCTTGCTGCCTGGCGGAACCGCCACTTAGGCTTTGTGTTCCAACAGTTCAACCTCATCCCGGTGCTGACTGCCTTCGAAAATGTGGAGTTGCCCCTGCTCCTCACGCGCTTCAGCCGCGTGGAGCGTCGCCAGCATGTGGAGACGGCATTGCGTCTGGTGGGGCTGGCTGACCGGGCTGACCACCTTCCCCGCCAGCTCTCGGGCGGTGAGGAACAACGTGTGGCGATCGCGCGCGCCCTCGTCATCGATCCCACGCTGATCCTGGCTGACGAACCTACCGGCGACCTTGATGCACACTCTGCCCAAGATGTCCTCCAAGTCCTGACCCGGTTGAATCAAAACTACCGCAAGACCATCCTGTTGGTCACCCACGACCCCCGCGCTGCGGCCCACGCCAGCCGGGTGCGGAACCTGGAGAAAGGGCGGCTGCTTCCCGCGAGCTGA